The nucleotide window ACCGCGCAGCAGCAAATGCTTCAGCAACAGCTCCAGCAACAACATTGTATGTGATATTCTACTGGCACTGTCCTTAACATCCCTGTCTCTGCGCAAGCGCTAATTGGCTCGTTGACAGTTGGTAATCCGCAAGCGATGGCTGCGAtgcgacagcagcagcaacatctacttcagcaacaacaagcgcGACAAATGATGGCTCATCAAGCCTTCCAAAGCAACATGCAGAGTGCCGGTATGCCTATCAACATGGCGACTCAGTTTGGCCAACTCAACCCTCAGCAGCTCCATTCACTCAGAAGAGGCCTGACTCCGGTAAGTCATGATAACCAAGCTGTCATTGGCGTCTTTTCAGCTAACAAATCAGGGATCGCATCCTCAAGCGATTATGGCCCAGCAGCTTGCTctgcagcatcaacagcagcaacagcagcagcaacagcagcaacaacaacaacaacaacaggtTGCTCATGCTCAGCAAATGCAAGCTGGGCCTAATCCAGGCCaacagatgcagatgaacgCTCAGAGCATACAGGCTATGCAGCAAAATCAGCTCGCTCTTCAAAATCAGATGGTTAACCAGCAGGGCCAACAACCCCAGGGacaacctcagcctcaacctcaaccacaacagcagcaacagcagcctgGCCAGCAACAGCCTCAGCACACCCCTCAGCAATCATCGCAGGCTGGCACACCCGCTCCCACTGGACCTCAAACACCAGCTCAAACGCCCAGCTCAACTCCCGCTCAGCCATCCCAACTTCCACCTGGCCAGAGCCAACCCCAGGTGCCACAAACTCCTGCTCaaccacaagctcaaccacaGCCTCAGTCCCAGGCACAGTCACAACCGCAGCCACAAGcccagcctcagcagcatcagATGAGCGCCACAACCGCGCAGCAACTCGCAATTCAAAGCCAAATTCTCCAGCAGCGACGAGATAGCATGAAGGGCCAGTGTTTACTAAAGCTGATGCAATTCAGCGAACACTTGAGTGGCTTTCCCGTAAGATATATCGTGATAGAGCCCGCAATGACGAGCTAACAAGAGATCTCTAGGGCTCAAAGGGACGAGATGACCTCTCCTACTGGCATGGCTTTGTGATGCGTTTCTTCTCACCAAATGGTGTCTTTCGTCATTCATTACATATCACGGACGCCGAGGATACGACCGATAAGCAATATGAAATCGCTTATCCTGCCATTGCTCGATACTTTCACACGCATTTCGGCAGTGGGGTGAAAAATATGCAGTTGATCATGGATAAGGGTGTGACAGATCGACCTCTTCCCGGCGATTGCCACTGTATCGAGAATTCGAAGGCCAGTTTCGTTTATTGGTTCGAGACTGGATCTCACGTAAGACATTCTGAGAGGTCTGAGTAAGTGAGTTATTAACATGGTGATAGTTGGTCGCTAGTGGTACGCTCCGAGCGCAATTCGACGCTGAACAAAAGATCGAACTTTTCGAGTTCCTCACCACGGGTCACGACGAATTCATATCACGGAAACAGGTCATTGATGCCGCGAAGCCCGCCCACATGTGGATGAAGGAATGGCACAAAACTAACTCACAGGATGGCAAATCACCCGAATTGTCtaagaagggcaagggtcGACAGTTGAAGTCACCTCAAACCCAGCCACCAGAGGTCCTAGTTGACCTGCCGGACTCGGCTGTCAACAGCAAAGGTGTGACTGAAGCTGTCTTCCAGTTTCTTGAGGTAGGGACAGCTCACTCAACGTAAGTAAGAGTGACGCTAATGAATAATGTCCAGATTGTTGAAGTGATGGGACAGATGAACCCATTATTCCAATTTTACCATTCGAACCCCGGCCTAGGACCGTACCAAGCCCTCGATCAGTATGTCTCAACACAGATCAACGGAGTTGCGCCCAATATGAACGGTCAACAAATGCCCCCCGGGGCCCGCACACCGAGCTTTGGACAATTTCCCATAGGTGCAAGCCCAGCCGCGGCTCATATGAATCTCCCTGGATCACCACACATGGGCAGCCCAGCACCCGGACACATGCAAGCCCCCGgaatgcagatgcagcaaaGCCAGCAGGGCACTGGCTCTAGCGGCCCCAGTGCAAACACATCCCCCGCCTCGAACAAGCGACGACGGCCATCAGCAGtgaaagaggaggatgggTCTGGAGCACCTACGCCTGCTGCCAATGGAATGCCACGTAATGCCAAGCCACCTACACCAAGGATGCCAAAGCGTCTCAAGGGAAACCCGCCAGCCCAGTAAGGGATGGgctgcttcatcatctcgcACATCCATATATTTGAGTGTTTTATTCAGCATTACTTTGCATGGTGGCGTCACTTCGTGTTTGATTTTGCCCTAGGCCTGTCTGCGGGAAAGATATTTGGTTGTGACAGGATGAAGGCATAGCGAAAGACGTGTATTTCCGCGCACATACAATGTTGGCTATGTTTGTCAATGCATAACATCTGCTCCTGGGAGGCCCCTTCTTGGAGTCCACCTCTTCACGGTTCAGTCATCTTTGTCTGGGCAGTGGATTAGAGACACGGATGACGAGACCCACGCATGTTGCTGGACCATGCACATAATGATAGTAAACGACATCGTCATGGGCCTGTTTTCTGAGCATCAAAGCCCACCAATAGAGGGGAAGGGGGAGATCAGGGGATTAATTTGGGTAACTTGGCAGAAGTTACCTACTCTTGTACTCTTGTACGACTACACAGGCCTGGGGCACTGGTTGGCGTCGAAAGTCTTGGCTACCCTTACTTGTTTTTGTCATCTGCATTTGCCTTTATCTTGTTTGTTTATCTGAAAAGGACGCTCAGCAAGTAACTAGGTGTATATGGTGGGGGGAGTCTGGAGACACTGGTGGATTGGTCGAGCATACTATTGTCGTCAATGGTCGTGTTAATTAAGAGCTAAAGACCAAAATCATGAGGCAGAGGAGCTGAGGTTGTGCTGTACCgtgttgcgttgcgttgcgttccgttgcgttgcgttgacTTATGAGCAGTCTGATGGCGCGAGGATCATGGGTTTGTTCAGATTATACCTAGGCTAAATATGGAGTTTGGTCTTTACGATATTAATTTGAATTGCCTTTCTGGCCAAGTCATTGGTATATGTTAGTGTTGACGGTTATGCTGCTTGATGAGTGTCTAATAAAGCAACGCTTGGGGCAGAGGTTTACTGTGTCACATAGTGCAACCTCGAAACCGATATTGCACGAAGCAGAAGTGAATCAGAGCAATCTGATATGAACCAATCTTTCCAGGCATTGGCTACCGAGAAACCATATCCTTTACCCGGTGCTATGCTGATATCTTGTATCGCTCGTGATGAGATAGCACTTTAGACAATTCATGTAGCATTTCCATGAGCAAATGAGATGATGTTATCGATACATTTTGATGCGCGGATGAATAGCATATTAGTTCCCTTCCCTGGAATATTCTTGCTTGCTCTTATTGCGTACATCAAGTTCCAACAAATGTCCCTCCCTCTGCCCCTAAAGTGCACCTCGCTGGTCGTCCAGCTTCATCGTAATGTCGTTGATGTCACAGTCCTTTTGAACGATCAGTACTCAATACTTTGGCCGGAGATGGAGCTGAGTGAACGTACAGGAGTATGTGCTCTCAGGCACTATTTTTGAACCACCAGCCAGAAGCCTTCTTGGCCGGGAGGTGCTCACCACGAACGGAGATGTAGCACTTGAGTGCGCCTCTAGACGCAGCCATCATTTCCTTGAGAAGAAACCACTCAAGCTCAGAGCGAGCCATGATGTCGGTCTTGGTGACGAGATCGCGATAATGCCACTCCTTGTCGCTAGGTCCAAGCGGGTAAATCTTGCCGCCATATGTCCAGTACAGCGTGGCAGAGATGAGCTTAGGACGGCGGACTTGGCGACTGAGACGATTCTTGCTGGATGCCTCGACAACAGGGAGCTTTTCCcggagaaggttgaggagatgaACCCTGGAGGTATTGAGAGGAATGCTCAGAGGGGTCGGGAGAGGATCCCATGAGCCAGTGAGAGTGCTGTCATGGCAGGGGTCATGGACAATGAGATCAAACTCGAGCTGTGAAACTGGTGGGAGAGGCACAAGAGGTTTTGCATCACCTGGGGGTTTGTCGGCTGAGCTGCTCAGAGCTGAAGGGAAGCTTTTCACCTTGAGTGGGTGATGCGCAAAGGGCTCTTGGGCAGTGATGAACAAGTCCATGGCTGAAACAGTGAGTTGGGGCGAagataatgatgatgaggaggatgaggaagcggAGGTGAAGTGTGTTCTCCGGCCGGGTCGTGTTTTATCTACTATGCCCGAGACTCAGCTTTTAATCAGTGAGGTAGATGCTTTGCTTCTGATGAGCGCGCCGGAAAGGGGTGAGTGTTGGCGTGAATCTGAGCTGGCCAGGGGCTGGCAGTGACaactaggtaaggtaggctGAGATGCTTCCGAACAACACACAATCACAGTCACAATTTGAGATGTTCCATTTACAGGCTTCAAGGGCTTCAGATACCATCATCAATGGATTGAGAAAAAATCGGAATGAGGATGTCCAATGCTTGATATCTCTTTACTGCTTGACCACTTGCAAACCGCCTTATGCCTCCGTGTCATCAGGCTCCACGCTTACAACTTTAGGCATCTTGGGTGCCGGCTCAGAATCAGTTGCCGCAGGGGTTGTATGACTTCTTGATGCAGCTTGCTCAGGCACGGTGGTATTATCCCCAGTGTTCGAGGGTTCAGACGCATTGGTGTTGATCGCATccgttgaggaggttg belongs to Fusarium musae strain F31 chromosome 9, whole genome shotgun sequence and includes:
- a CDS encoding hypothetical protein (EggNog:ENOG41), with product MDLFITAQEPFAHHPLKVKSFPSALSSSADKPPGDAKPLVPLPPVSQLEFDLIVHDPCHDSTLTGSWDPLPTPLSIPLNTSRVHLLNLLREKLPVVEASSKNRLSRQVRRPKLISATLYWTYGGKIYPLGPSDKEWHYRDLVTKTDIMARSELEWFLLKEMMAASRGALKCYISVRGEHLPAKKASGWWFKNSA